A part of Gramella sp. MAR_2010_147 genomic DNA contains:
- a CDS encoding PASTA domain-containing protein, which yields MGLFRFIFSKTFLIQLVLAVIVLVVLSFLTMQWLDYATNQDQRIEVPDLAKMNLDNVENRLDEMDLDYEILDSANFNPDFPRYSVIDQVPAPGKFVKEDRKIYLTLNPSGYRKIEVPNNLIRKTRRQVEPTLRSLGFEIGEISYKPDIAEDAVLELRHKGKLIAPGDEIMKTSVIDMVLGDGSGRYRENDTDTLDTESEPENEVDEF from the coding sequence ATGGGATTATTTCGATTTATATTTAGCAAGACCTTTTTAATTCAACTGGTGCTTGCCGTTATTGTATTAGTAGTGCTTTCATTTTTAACGATGCAATGGCTTGATTATGCTACCAATCAGGATCAAAGAATTGAAGTTCCAGACCTGGCTAAAATGAATCTGGATAATGTGGAAAACAGGCTTGATGAAATGGATCTTGATTATGAGATCTTAGATTCAGCGAACTTCAATCCCGATTTTCCAAGATATTCTGTGATAGATCAGGTTCCTGCACCGGGTAAATTTGTAAAAGAAGATAGAAAAATCTATTTGACCTTAAATCCTTCAGGATATAGAAAAATAGAAGTGCCTAATAACCTTATCAGAAAAACCAGAAGACAGGTAGAGCCAACTTTAAGATCTCTTGGATTTGAGATTGGTGAGATTAGTTACAAACCAGACATTGCTGAAGATGCGGTACTTGAATTGCGACATAAAGGAAAACTAATAGCTCCCGGGGATGAAATTATGAAAACATCGGTTATTGATATGGTACTTGGTGATGGTAGTGGAAGATATCGAGAGAATGATACTGATACCCTGGATACAGAAAGTGAACCTGAAAATGAGGTAGATGAATTCTAA
- a CDS encoding RluA family pseudouridine synthase, with amino-acid sequence MNSNKDQREEIEDQDEDESLYEHHKFKAEVGQNPLRVDKYLMNFIENATRNKIQKAAKNGNIYVNGETVKQNYKVKGGDTVQVMFEHPPYEYLLVPEDIPLDIVYEDDILLVVNKPAGMVVHPGHGNYSGTLINALVHHFDNLPNNSSDRPGLVHRIDKDTSGLLVVAKTEEAMAHLSKQFFDKSSEREYVAIVWGNVAEEEGTIEGSIGRNPRNRLQNIVFEGDDAENGKPAVTHYKVLERLGYVTLVGCKLETGRTHQIRVHMKYIGHTLFNDERYGGDRILKGTTFTKYKQFVDNCFKILPRQALHAKTLGFEHPKTGEWMSFNSDIPEDMVNCIEKWRGYAKNQLENL; translated from the coding sequence ATGAATTCTAATAAAGACCAGAGAGAAGAGATTGAAGATCAGGATGAGGACGAAAGTCTTTATGAACATCATAAATTTAAGGCTGAGGTAGGGCAGAATCCTTTAAGAGTAGATAAGTATCTGATGAATTTCATCGAAAATGCTACTCGAAATAAAATTCAGAAAGCAGCCAAAAACGGAAATATCTATGTAAACGGGGAAACCGTAAAGCAGAATTATAAAGTTAAAGGCGGCGATACCGTACAGGTCATGTTTGAGCATCCGCCTTATGAATATTTACTGGTCCCTGAAGATATTCCACTGGATATCGTCTATGAAGATGATATTTTACTTGTAGTAAATAAGCCTGCAGGAATGGTGGTGCATCCCGGTCACGGCAATTATAGCGGAACCCTTATCAATGCACTGGTGCATCATTTTGACAATTTGCCAAATAATAGTAGTGATCGCCCCGGACTTGTGCACCGAATAGATAAAGATACCAGCGGACTTTTGGTAGTCGCCAAGACTGAAGAAGCCATGGCGCATCTTTCAAAACAATTCTTCGATAAAAGTAGCGAGCGTGAATATGTTGCTATTGTTTGGGGAAATGTCGCTGAAGAGGAAGGGACTATTGAAGGGAGTATTGGCAGAAACCCAAGGAATAGGCTTCAGAATATAGTTTTTGAAGGCGATGATGCCGAAAATGGTAAACCTGCCGTAACTCATTATAAGGTTCTTGAGCGCTTAGGATATGTTACTTTGGTGGGTTGTAAATTGGAAACCGGGCGAACACACCAGATCAGGGTTCATATGAAGTATATTGGTCATACTCTTTTTAACGATGAACGTTATGGAGGTGACAGGATTTTAAAGGGAACTACTTTTACAAAGTATAAGCAGTTTGTAGATAACTGCTTTAAAATACTTCCAAGACAGGCATTACATGCCAAAACTTTAGGATTTGAACATCCAAAGACCGGTGAGTGGATGAGCTTTAATTCAGATATCCCAGAAGATATGGTGAATTGTATAGAGAAGTGGCGGGGATATGCTAAAAATCAGTTGGAAAACCTTTAG
- the yaaA gene encoding peroxide stress protein YaaA produces the protein MKIVVSPAKTLDYESKLPTTRGTQPEFLETASKLNRKLSRQSKKKISELMGISDKLADLNYTRYQEFVEEHDKKTSRPAIYAFNGDVYTGLDSYTIPTDKLDRLQNSLRILSGMYGILRPLDLIQPYRLEMGTSIGIERKKDLYGVWQKKVTQFLNDEMEDDELFLNLASNEYFKAVDTKKLKVPVISPVFKDFKNGKLKIISFFAKKARGSMVRYIIDKDCKTLEDIKGFDYDDYRYSEEHTANENEPTFIR, from the coding sequence ATGAAAATTGTTGTTTCGCCAGCTAAAACGCTGGATTATGAATCAAAATTACCAACTACCAGGGGAACCCAGCCTGAATTTTTGGAAACAGCGTCTAAACTGAACCGAAAACTTTCCCGGCAAAGCAAAAAGAAGATATCAGAATTGATGGGCATCAGCGATAAGCTGGCAGATCTTAATTATACCAGATACCAGGAATTTGTGGAAGAGCATGACAAAAAAACCTCCCGTCCTGCGATATATGCTTTTAATGGGGATGTTTATACAGGACTTGATTCGTATACCATCCCAACAGATAAACTTGACAGACTTCAGAATTCCCTGAGAATTCTTTCTGGAATGTATGGTATTTTGAGACCTTTAGATCTTATTCAGCCTTATCGTCTTGAAATGGGAACGTCAATTGGGATTGAAAGAAAAAAAGATCTTTATGGAGTCTGGCAGAAAAAAGTAACGCAATTCCTGAATGACGAAATGGAAGATGACGAACTTTTTCTAAATCTTGCCAGTAACGAATATTTTAAAGCGGTTGATACTAAAAAATTAAAAGTACCTGTGATCTCTCCGGTATTTAAAGATTTCAAAAACGGAAAGCTGAAGATCATTAGTTTTTTTGCTAAAAAAGCTCGAGGATCTATGGTGCGCTATATTATTGATAAGGATTGCAAAACCCTGGAGGATATAAAGGGATTTGACTACGATGATTATCGATACAGCGAGGAGCATACAGCGAATGAAAATGAACCGACTTTTATTAGGTAA
- a CDS encoding uracil-DNA glycosylase family protein, with protein MELFHHKHPYPPFIPETATKLVVGTLPPPRFTKREFKEDDVDFCYGSRDGQLWIILDRIFDLNLKFENTQEAIQQRKDFLKRRGVGICDVVESSRREKIDASDLGMQKVELRDMIAILRKHPKIDTLLFTGGNSKNGPEFFFRRYLKEKHPAIKMKVISNKSPKIHQFVLDGRLIKTVSLIAPSGAANIAVGSQQLYKDLKKKNPEFNTLDFRVLQYKEFF; from the coding sequence TTGGAACTTTTCCACCACAAACATCCATATCCGCCATTTATTCCTGAAACAGCAACAAAACTGGTTGTAGGTACGCTACCACCGCCTAGATTCACAAAACGTGAATTTAAGGAAGATGACGTAGATTTTTGCTATGGAAGCCGCGATGGGCAGTTATGGATCATTTTGGATAGAATTTTTGACCTTAATCTGAAATTTGAAAATACACAGGAAGCGATTCAACAACGTAAAGATTTTCTAAAAAGAAGGGGTGTTGGAATTTGTGATGTAGTGGAAAGCAGTCGTAGAGAAAAGATTGATGCTTCAGATCTTGGTATGCAAAAAGTAGAATTACGTGATATGATCGCAATATTGCGAAAGCATCCTAAAATTGATACTTTGCTTTTTACCGGGGGAAACTCCAAAAACGGACCGGAATTTTTCTTCAGAAGATATTTGAAAGAGAAACATCCAGCAATAAAAATGAAAGTAATTTCTAATAAATCGCCTAAAATACATCAGTTCGTACTGGATGGAAGATTAATAAAGACTGTTTCACTCATTGCTCCTTCCGGGGCAGCAAATATTGCGGTTGGGAGTCAGCAGTTATATAAAGATCTCAAAAAGAAAAACCCTGAATTCAATACTCTTGATTTCAGGGTTCTTCAGTATAAAGAATTTTTCTAA
- a CDS encoding 30S ribosomal protein THX translates to MGKGDKKTKRGKIAIGTSGKLRPKRKKFKIKPTTLADQDKKELQ, encoded by the coding sequence ATGGGTAAAGGCGATAAAAAAACAAAAAGAGGAAAAATTGCAATTGGCACCAGTGGAAAGTTAAGACCTAAACGTAAAAAGTTTAAGATTAAACCAACCACACTGGCTGACCAGGATAAGAAAGAATTGCAATGA
- the trpA gene encoding tryptophan synthase subunit alpha → MNRINKKLQEDHKLLSIYFTSGYPDFGDTEKIIVDLEKSGVDFIEIGLPFSDPLADGPTIQESSTKALKKGMTTFKLFEQLKNIREKVEIPLIIMGYFNPILQFGVEEFCRKCQETGIDGLIIPDLPVDVYHEQYQELFKKYGLRNIFLITPQTSDERIQFIDSVSNGFIYMVSSASVTGSTSGFGEDTRAYFKRINDLQLKNPQIVGFGIKDNETFNQATEYSKGAIIGSAFIKHLNEKGTSNIGSFVQSVKALT, encoded by the coding sequence ATGAACAGAATAAATAAAAAATTACAGGAAGATCATAAACTCCTATCTATTTATTTCACTTCCGGATATCCGGATTTTGGGGATACTGAAAAGATCATTGTTGATCTGGAAAAAAGCGGTGTCGATTTTATTGAAATTGGATTGCCATTTAGTGATCCTCTAGCAGATGGGCCTACTATTCAGGAAAGTTCTACCAAAGCGTTAAAAAAAGGAATGACGACTTTCAAATTATTTGAGCAACTGAAAAATATTAGGGAGAAAGTGGAAATTCCACTAATTATTATGGGTTACTTTAATCCTATACTTCAATTTGGAGTTGAGGAGTTTTGCAGAAAATGCCAGGAAACTGGTATCGACGGACTCATTATCCCTGATCTTCCGGTAGATGTTTACCATGAACAATACCAGGAGTTGTTTAAAAAATATGGCTTGAGAAATATCTTTTTGATCACTCCGCAGACTTCAGATGAACGTATTCAGTTTATTGATTCAGTGTCCAACGGATTTATTTATATGGTAAGCAGTGCCAGTGTAACCGGTTCCACAAGTGGTTTTGGAGAAGACACCAGAGCTTACTTCAAGAGAATAAATGATCTTCAGCTCAAAAACCCTCAAATTGTCGGCTTCGGAATAAAGGATAACGAAACCTTTAATCAGGCTACAGAATATTCTAAAGGAGCGATTATTGGCAGTGCTTTCATCAAACATTTAAATGAAAAGGGGACTTCAAATATTGGTTCATTTGTTCAAAGTGTTAAAGCTTTAACCTAA
- the trpB gene encoding tryptophan synthase subunit beta: protein MSYQVDEKGYYGEFGGAYIPEMLYPNVEELRSRYLDIMKEESFQKEFKELLKEYVGRPTPLYYAKRFSEKYGTKVYLKREDLCHTGAHKVNNTIGQILMAQKLGKNRIIAETGAGQHGVATATVCALMGMECIVYMGEIDIDRQAPNVARMKMLGAKVIPAKSGSRTLKDATNEAIRDWINNPVDTHYIIGSVVGPHPYPDMVARFQAVISEEIKVQLKEKEGKEDPNYVVACVGGGSNAAGAYYHYLDNPEVGIIAVEAAGKGIDSGESAATSALGKAGIIHGSKTLLMQTGDGQITEPYSISAGLDYPGVGPMHANLFTSGRGEFISVTDEAAMKAGLELAKLEGIIPAIETSHALAIFENRKFKEDDIVVVNLSGRGDKDLNTYIEYFNL from the coding sequence ATGAGCTATCAGGTTGATGAAAAAGGATATTATGGTGAATTTGGCGGTGCCTATATCCCTGAAATGTTATATCCAAATGTGGAAGAATTGCGTTCACGCTATCTGGATATCATGAAAGAAGAATCTTTTCAGAAGGAGTTCAAAGAACTTCTGAAAGAATATGTAGGTCGCCCTACACCACTCTATTATGCAAAAAGATTTAGTGAGAAATATGGTACAAAAGTATATCTAAAAAGAGAAGATCTTTGTCATACTGGTGCCCACAAAGTAAACAATACCATTGGCCAAATCTTAATGGCTCAAAAACTTGGTAAAAACAGAATTATTGCAGAAACCGGAGCAGGTCAGCATGGAGTAGCGACAGCTACTGTATGTGCGTTAATGGGAATGGAATGCATTGTCTATATGGGCGAAATTGATATAGATCGCCAGGCACCTAACGTAGCCAGAATGAAAATGCTTGGTGCCAAAGTGATTCCTGCTAAATCTGGAAGCCGCACGCTTAAAGATGCGACTAATGAAGCCATTCGTGACTGGATCAATAACCCGGTAGATACACATTATATTATTGGATCTGTAGTAGGGCCACATCCCTATCCAGATATGGTTGCAAGATTTCAGGCGGTAATTTCTGAAGAGATCAAAGTTCAGCTGAAAGAAAAGGAAGGTAAGGAAGACCCCAATTATGTCGTGGCCTGTGTAGGCGGCGGAAGTAACGCTGCCGGCGCATATTATCATTATTTAGATAATCCTGAGGTTGGAATTATTGCTGTAGAAGCTGCCGGCAAGGGAATTGATTCTGGTGAAAGTGCAGCTACCTCAGCGCTAGGAAAAGCTGGAATCATCCATGGAAGTAAAACTTTATTGATGCAAACAGGTGACGGGCAAATTACCGAACCCTATTCTATTTCTGCCGGACTCGATTATCCTGGAGTTGGACCCATGCACGCTAACCTGTTTACCAGTGGAAGAGGTGAATTTATAAGTGTTACCGATGAAGCTGCTATGAAAGCTGGTCTGGAACTGGCAAAACTGGAAGGTATTATTCCCGCTATTGAAACTTCTCATGCGCTGGCCATTTTTGAAAACAGGAAATTTAAGGAAGATGATATCGTGGTAGTAAATCTTTCAGGACGTGGAGATAAAGACCTTAATACGTATATCGAATATTTTAATCTATAA
- a CDS encoding phosphoribosylanthranilate isomerase, producing the protein MDQNNTKEKALITSASGQSSGLSLKVCGMQQAGNMIQVSELQPDYMGLIFYKKSPRYFDGELPLMAPEIKLTGVFVNAEIQEITERVSKYNLHAVQLHGDESAGFAKDLKTELQKSGNTPELIKVFSVSDDFDFQEIKAFEGIVDYFLFDTKGTLRGGNGTNFDWKILENYPSNTPFFLSGGIGPEHGKAIAELKSHFYRKGKPDLLYAVDVNSKFELKPGLKKLKELKDFKTQINL; encoded by the coding sequence ATGGATCAAAATAACACGAAAGAAAAAGCCCTGATCACTTCGGCCTCTGGACAAAGTTCAGGATTGAGCCTCAAGGTTTGCGGAATGCAGCAGGCCGGAAATATGATTCAGGTATCAGAATTACAACCTGATTATATGGGACTGATATTTTATAAAAAATCACCGCGTTATTTTGATGGAGAACTTCCCTTGATGGCTCCTGAAATTAAATTAACAGGTGTGTTTGTAAATGCTGAAATTCAGGAAATCACAGAAAGGGTTTCCAAATATAATTTACATGCGGTTCAACTTCACGGTGATGAATCTGCAGGTTTCGCGAAAGATCTTAAAACTGAACTTCAGAAATCTGGAAATACACCAGAATTGATTAAAGTTTTTTCTGTTAGCGATGATTTTGATTTTCAGGAAATAAAAGCTTTTGAAGGTATTGTTGATTATTTCCTTTTTGATACAAAAGGGACACTGCGAGGAGGCAATGGAACTAACTTCGACTGGAAAATTTTAGAAAATTATCCTTCTAACACTCCGTTCTTTTTGAGCGGTGGTATTGGCCCCGAACATGGAAAAGCAATCGCTGAATTGAAAAGTCATTTTTACCGAAAAGGTAAACCAGATCTACTGTATGCCGTAGATGTAAATAGTAAGTTCGAATTGAAACCCGGCTTAAAAAAATTAAAGGAATTGAAAGATTTTAAAACTCAGATAAATTTATAG
- the trpC gene encoding indole-3-glycerol phosphate synthase TrpC — MNILDKIIADKFKEVELKKSLIPVQQLEKSVLFDRKCVSLAENLRTGSGIIAEHKRRSPSKSVINQSLNVQDVAKGYEEADVSGISVLTDGKYFGGSLEDLLYARASVKTPILRKEFMIDEYQVSEAKAYGADAILLIAAVLSEKQLIYLADSAKKLGMDVLLEVHNEKELQKSLKVNTDMIGVNNRNLKTFEVSIDNSKKLSKLIPNEFVKVSESGISTIAAIADLKNYGYEGFLIGENFMKTNNPGAAAKKFITELKAMV; from the coding sequence ATGAACATTCTCGATAAGATCATTGCAGATAAATTCAAAGAAGTTGAATTAAAGAAATCACTAATTCCGGTTCAGCAATTAGAAAAATCGGTTCTATTTGACAGAAAATGTGTTTCACTGGCTGAAAATTTACGAACCGGTTCTGGTATTATCGCGGAACATAAAAGAAGATCGCCTTCAAAATCTGTTATTAATCAAAGCCTGAATGTTCAGGATGTAGCGAAAGGCTATGAAGAAGCTGATGTTTCAGGAATCTCAGTACTTACAGACGGGAAATACTTCGGTGGTTCACTGGAAGATCTGCTATACGCACGTGCTTCAGTTAAAACACCTATTCTTAGGAAGGAATTTATGATCGATGAATATCAGGTTTCCGAAGCAAAAGCCTATGGTGCAGATGCCATTCTATTGATCGCTGCGGTTTTATCTGAAAAACAATTAATCTATCTTGCAGATTCAGCAAAAAAGCTTGGCATGGATGTTCTGCTGGAAGTTCATAATGAGAAAGAATTACAAAAATCATTAAAGGTAAATACCGATATGATTGGTGTTAATAACCGAAACTTAAAGACTTTTGAAGTAAGTATTGATAATTCAAAAAAGCTATCGAAACTCATCCCAAATGAGTTTGTAAAAGTTTCAGAAAGCGGAATTAGTACTATTGCAGCAATTGCAGATCTTAAAAATTACGGCTACGAAGGATTCCTGATCGGCGAGAATTTTATGAAGACGAATAATCCCGGAGCTGCGGCGAAGAAGTTTATTACAGAATTAAAAGCTATGGTATAA
- the trpD gene encoding anthranilate phosphoribosyltransferase codes for MKELLNRLISHETISTEEAKQVIFNISEGKYNETQIAAFLTVYMMRSITIEELEGFRDALLELCIKVDLSGYDAVDLCGTGGDGKDTFNISTTSSFVTAGAGVKVAKHGNYGVSSVSGSSNVMEYLGIKFSSNAGFLEKCIDQANICILHAPLFHPAMKNVGPVRKSLAVKTFFNMLGPMVNPAFPKNQLVGVFSLELARMYAYLYQNTDKNYTILHSLDGYDEISLTGETKSISNYSERILKASDFGVSELKQTEIAGGGSIETSAEILTNILKGKGNEAHNNVICANAGMAIATSRNLSPQDGFVAAKESLESGKAFESFKKLQELSQN; via the coding sequence ATGAAAGAACTTTTAAACAGGCTTATTAGTCACGAAACTATTAGCACCGAAGAAGCCAAGCAGGTGATTTTCAATATTTCAGAAGGGAAATATAATGAAACACAGATCGCTGCTTTTCTAACGGTTTATATGATGAGAAGTATCACCATTGAAGAGCTGGAAGGTTTTAGAGATGCCCTACTGGAATTATGTATAAAAGTAGATCTATCTGGTTACGATGCCGTAGATCTCTGTGGAACTGGCGGCGATGGGAAAGACACTTTTAATATTTCTACCACCTCCTCCTTTGTTACTGCCGGCGCCGGTGTAAAAGTTGCCAAACATGGTAATTATGGGGTTTCCTCGGTGAGTGGAAGTTCCAATGTGATGGAATATCTTGGAATCAAATTTAGCAGTAATGCCGGTTTCCTGGAAAAATGTATAGATCAGGCCAATATTTGTATTTTACATGCTCCGTTATTTCACCCGGCAATGAAAAATGTTGGACCGGTTAGAAAAAGTCTGGCGGTAAAAACTTTTTTCAATATGTTGGGACCTATGGTAAATCCAGCTTTTCCAAAAAATCAACTGGTGGGAGTTTTTAGTCTTGAATTGGCAAGAATGTATGCTTATCTCTATCAAAATACCGATAAGAATTATACGATTTTACATTCGTTAGATGGCTATGACGAGATTTCTCTTACCGGCGAAACTAAAAGTATTAGTAATTATTCTGAAAGAATCCTGAAAGCTTCAGATTTTGGAGTTTCAGAATTAAAACAAACAGAAATTGCCGGCGGCGGCTCTATTGAAACTTCAGCTGAAATTTTAACCAATATTCTAAAAGGAAAAGGCAACGAAGCACACAATAATGTGATTTGCGCAAATGCAGGTATGGCAATTGCAACTTCCAGAAATTTGAGTCCGCAGGATGGTTTTGTTGCAGCAAAAGAATCTTTGGAATCTGGTAAAGCCTTCGAAAGTTTTAAAAAATTACAGGAATTAAGTCAAAATTGA
- a CDS encoding aminodeoxychorismate/anthranilate synthase component II, whose translation MKKILVIDNYDSFVYNLVHYLEELDCKVIVKRNDQLHIDDVEEYDKILLSPGPGIPEEAGLLKPIIEKYAATKSILGVCLGMQAIGEVFGGKLLNLDEVHHGVATKIELFVNDEYLFAGLEKELMVGRYHSWVVEKSLPPTLQATSYDEKGEIMSLRHNEFDVRGVQFHPESVLTPEGKKMIKNWVNGPNSDNVQKEEISKSEKPIL comes from the coding sequence ATAAAGAAAATACTGGTAATAGATAATTACGATTCGTTTGTGTATAATCTGGTACATTATCTTGAGGAACTAGATTGCAAGGTGATAGTAAAGAGAAACGATCAGTTGCATATAGATGATGTGGAAGAATATGACAAAATCCTATTGTCTCCCGGTCCCGGAATCCCTGAGGAAGCCGGACTTCTAAAACCGATCATTGAAAAATATGCGGCTACAAAAAGCATTCTTGGCGTTTGCTTGGGAATGCAGGCAATTGGCGAAGTTTTCGGCGGTAAATTATTGAATCTAGATGAAGTTCATCACGGGGTAGCCACTAAAATTGAGTTGTTCGTAAATGACGAATATTTATTTGCTGGCCTGGAAAAAGAATTAATGGTGGGAAGATATCATTCCTGGGTTGTGGAAAAAAGCTTACCTCCTACTTTACAGGCTACAAGCTATGACGAGAAAGGAGAAATTATGTCGTTAAGACATAATGAATTTGATGTACGCGGAGTTCAGTTTCATCCTGAATCTGTGCTTACTCCTGAAGGAAAAAAAATGATCAAAAACTGGGTAAATGGTCCTAATTCTGATAACGTTCAGAAAGAGGAAATATCAAAATCAGAAAAACCAATTCTATAA
- a CDS encoding anthranilate synthase component I family protein has product MFQLNTSYKKILADTITPVSIYLKLRDKYPNSLLLESSDYHASDNSFSYICCNPIASFKLENEMITTTFPNGSLKTLNIDKKVSVPQEIQKFSQMFKTDSSEFKFINNGLFGYIAYDSVRYFENVNVTRKEKDLKIPDIYYAVYQNIIAINHFKNEAYIFDHSYDSENKIGEIEQLLKVKNFASYNFSRNDKPKSNLTDEEYKTVVKEAKEHCHRGDVFQLVLSRRFSQKFKGDEFNVYRALRNVNPSPYLFYFDYGNFKIFGSSPEAQLVVDKGRAEIHPIAGTFKRTGNDEKDAEIAKELAVDEKENSEHVMLVDLARNDLSRNGSDVKVENYREIQFFSHVIHLVSKVTGKKHPNVSTPQIVADTFPAGTLSGAPKPMALKLIEKFENVNRSAYGGAIGFMDFEGNFNHAIIIRSFVSKNHELHYQAGAGIVSESKPENELQEVYNKLGALTKALEIAEEI; this is encoded by the coding sequence ATGTTTCAACTAAACACATCCTATAAAAAAATTCTTGCTGATACGATTACCCCGGTAAGTATCTATCTAAAGTTACGGGACAAGTACCCTAATAGCTTATTGCTGGAAAGTAGCGATTATCACGCCAGTGACAATAGTTTTTCCTATATCTGTTGCAATCCCATCGCTTCCTTTAAACTGGAAAATGAAATGATTACCACCACATTTCCCAATGGAAGCTTGAAAACTTTAAATATTGATAAAAAGGTTTCGGTACCACAGGAAATTCAGAAATTCTCACAGATGTTCAAGACAGATTCTTCTGAATTCAAGTTCATCAATAACGGTCTTTTTGGATATATCGCTTATGATTCGGTTCGATATTTTGAAAATGTAAACGTAACCAGAAAAGAGAAAGACCTTAAGATCCCTGATATTTATTACGCCGTTTATCAGAACATAATTGCCATCAATCACTTCAAGAATGAGGCCTATATTTTTGATCATTCATATGATTCAGAAAATAAGATCGGAGAAATTGAACAATTATTGAAAGTAAAGAACTTTGCTTCTTATAATTTTAGCAGGAATGATAAGCCTAAATCCAATTTAACAGATGAAGAATATAAAACCGTAGTAAAAGAAGCGAAAGAACATTGCCATCGCGGGGACGTATTTCAATTGGTGCTGTCCCGAAGATTCTCTCAGAAATTTAAGGGTGATGAATTTAATGTGTATCGGGCTTTACGAAACGTAAACCCTTCCCCTTATCTCTTCTATTTCGACTACGGAAACTTTAAAATTTTCGGTAGTTCTCCGGAAGCGCAGTTGGTTGTTGATAAGGGAAGAGCTGAAATTCATCCCATCGCCGGCACCTTCAAGAGAACCGGAAATGATGAAAAAGATGCTGAAATCGCTAAAGAATTAGCGGTTGATGAAAAAGAGAATTCTGAGCATGTGATGTTGGTAGATCTTGCCAGAAATGATCTAAGTCGAAACGGAAGCGATGTGAAAGTCGAAAATTATCGTGAAATTCAGTTTTTCTCTCATGTAATTCACTTGGTAAGTAAAGTAACCGGAAAAAAACATCCCAATGTTTCCACCCCACAAATCGTAGCTGATACCTTTCCTGCCGGAACTTTAAGTGGTGCTCCAAAACCGATGGCTCTTAAACTCATTGAGAAATTTGAAAATGTTAATCGTAGCGCATATGGTGGAGCGATTGGTTTTATGGATTTTGAAGGCAACTTTAATCATGCCATTATCATCAGGTCTTTTGTGAGTAAAAACCATGAATTACATTATCAGGCCGGAGCCGGAATTGTTTCAGAATCTAAACCTGAAAACGAACTACAGGAAGTTTATAATAAATTAGGAGCTTTAACTAAAGCCCTTGAAATTGCTGAAGAAATTTAG
- a CDS encoding YceI family protein: MKNRILKGGVAAVIVLATFAFTNTKKEVKVESSTITWTGEKVTGSHNGTIELESGHLMMEDEKIVGGEFVMDMTSITVTDLSGENKGKLEGHLKSEDFFGVDNHPTAKLVITSAASKGDGKYGIVGDLTIKDETHPITFDLEMSGDSAMTHLTIDRSKYNVRYGSGSFFDNLGDKTIYDNFELDINLKF; the protein is encoded by the coding sequence ATGAAAAATAGAATTTTAAAAGGCGGTGTTGCCGCAGTAATCGTATTAGCCACATTTGCTTTTACAAATACGAAAAAAGAGGTAAAAGTAGAATCAAGTACCATAACCTGGACTGGAGAAAAAGTTACCGGGTCTCATAATGGAACAATCGAACTTGAAAGCGGACACCTTATGATGGAAGACGAAAAGATCGTTGGAGGTGAATTTGTAATGGATATGACTTCAATCACCGTTACAGATCTATCTGGTGAAAATAAAGGAAAGTTAGAGGGCCATTTAAAATCTGAAGATTTCTTCGGGGTTGATAATCATCCAACTGCAAAACTTGTTATTACCAGTGCAGCTTCTAAAGGCGATGGAAAGTACGGCATTGTAGGTGATCTTACCATAAAAGACGAAACTCACCCAATCACTTTTGATTTGGAAATGAGTGGAGATTCAGCTATGACCCATCTAACGATCGACAGATCAAAATATAACGTAAGATACGGTTCTGGAAGTTTCTTTGATAATCTTGGAGACAAGACTATTTATGACAATTTTGAGCTTGATATCAATCTGAAATTCTAA